In Campylobacter sp. 2014D-0216, the following proteins share a genomic window:
- a CDS encoding HamA C-terminal domain-containing protein, with translation MQDKEIENTTAINTYVKNKDNNNFTIILNETLCCQYHHFLLSISNQFESKKWKMKNFKNFIITNLKECALTEQERQSLAGNEGEILDKAISKLRINNKSGEIGEIFLHGIMREYYNALPIVPKIFHKQNRNMEAFGFDSVHLTIENQEYHLWLGESKLYKNLNEAIRKAIKSLKDNLNDETILDEARIIANSNELDNLAKHHNIQTSTLTNFKQIINGNINLDRLKGILHVPISIIYDCDYTKSIEEITNDYKATIKNFHKKKGDKISQEIKKFSDKIAYIDRIKFHIIFFPIPNKREIISKINEIFKSYRNAD, from the coding sequence ATGCAGGATAAAGAAATAGAAAATACAACAGCAATAAACACTTATGTGAAAAATAAAGATAATAATAACTTTACAATAATTTTAAATGAAACACTATGTTGTCAATATCATCATTTTTTACTATCTATTTCAAATCAATTTGAAAGCAAAAAGTGGAAAATGAAAAATTTTAAAAATTTTATTATTACTAATTTAAAAGAATGTGCTCTAACAGAACAAGAAAGGCAAAGTTTAGCAGGCAATGAAGGCGAAATTTTAGATAAAGCTATCTCAAAACTAAGAATAAATAACAAAAGCGGAGAGATAGGAGAAATTTTTCTTCATGGTATCATGAGGGAATATTATAATGCTCTACCTATTGTACCTAAGATTTTTCATAAACAAAATCGCAATATGGAAGCATTCGGATTTGATAGCGTTCATCTAACTATAGAAAACCAAGAATACCATTTGTGGTTAGGCGAATCAAAACTATATAAAAACTTAAATGAAGCTATAAGAAAAGCTATAAAATCTCTAAAAGATAATCTAAATGACGAAACTATTCTTGATGAAGCTAGAATAATTGCAAATTCAAATGAATTAGATAATTTAGCAAAACATCATAACATTCAAACAAGCACATTGACAAATTTCAAGCAAATTATTAATGGGAATATTAATCTTGATAGATTAAAAGGCATTTTACATGTGCCAATATCTATTATTTATGATTGTGATTATACAAAAAGCATTGAAGAAATTACCAACGATTATAAAGCAACGATAAAAAATTTTCATAAGAAAAAGGGGGATAAAATATCACAAGAAATTAAAAAATTTTCGGATAAAATTGCATATATTGATAGAATAAAATTTCATATAATTTTTTTTCCTATCCCAAATAAAAGAGAAATTATTAGCAAAATAAATGAAATTTTTAAGAGTTATAGAAATGCTGACTAA